One window of Trichoderma breve strain T069 chromosome 3, whole genome shotgun sequence genomic DNA carries:
- a CDS encoding ribosomal protein l35Ae domain-containing protein, with protein sequence MPSESGHRLYVKGRHLSYQRSRNITHPGTSLIKIEGVDSTNAANFYLGKKVAFVYRGQKEIRGTKIRVIWGKVTRPHGNSGVVRAKFAKPLPSKSFGASVRVMLYPSSI encoded by the exons ATGCCTTCCGAAAGTGGTCACAGAT TATACGTCAA GGGACGTCACCTGAGCTACCAGCGCTCTCGTAACATTACCCACCCTGGCACCAGCCTGATCAAGATCGAGGGTGTTGACAGCACAAACGCTGCCAA CTTCTACCTCGGCAAGAAGGTCGCCTTCGTCTACCGTGGCCAGAAGGAGATCCGCGGCACCAAGATCCGCGTGATCTGGGGCAAGGTTACCCGACCTCACG GTAACTCCGGCGTTGTCCGCGCCAAGTTCGCCAAGCCTCTTCCCTCAAAGTCTTTCGGTGCTTCCGTTCGCGTCATGCTGTACCCCTCGTCGATATAA